A window of the Brassica oleracea var. oleracea cultivar TO1000 chromosome C1, BOL, whole genome shotgun sequence genome harbors these coding sequences:
- the LOC106300605 gene encoding aluminum-activated malate transporter 8 — translation MEMELNAQVKKAGFLQRLKEFPIKLKDGVTKRIKNVQKFGKDDPRRIIHSLKVGLSLTLVSMLYYVRPLYNSFGVSGMWAILTVVVVSEFTVGGTLSKGLNRGFATLIAGALGVGAVHLARFCGDKGEPIVLGIFVFSLGAAATFSRFFPRIKQRYDYGALIFILTFSMVAVSGYRTDEILVMAYQRLSTILIGGTICILVSIFVFPVWAGEDLHKMIANNIIKLANSLEGFEGEYFPSSEKTSKETNSCVQQYKSILTSKSTEDILANLARWEPGHGRFRLRHPWTKYLKIAGLVRQCAFHLEILNGYVLSDVKIPQDFISKIQEPCSIMSREACEALKAIAKSIKTMKRDSVCVNAYIENSKNAIQNLRIALKTSSPETEKDLLEIIPGVTMASILIEIVNYVEKISEAVEEFTGLAHFKETPDPKVSPELGQHQLLHRGSVKPVLEGDSEEENNSSPHVVINVHDEQPPTTSEKKVSGVQKTRVGVV, via the exons ATGGAGATGGAGTTGAATGCTCAAGTGAAGAAAGCAGGATTCTTGCAAAGGCTTAAGGAGTTCCCTATCAAGCTTAAAGACGGCGTCACCAAGCGCATAAAGAATGTGCAAAAGTTTGGTAAAGATGATCCAAGACGGATCATCCATTCCTTAAAAGTGGGACTTTCTCTCACATTAGTATCAATGTTGTACTATGTACGGCCTCTCTATAATAGCTTCGGGGTTTCGGGTATGTGGGCGATACTAACAGTAGTCGTAGTCTCCGAGTTCACTGTCG GTGGGACACTTTCAAAAGGTTTAAACAGAGGTTTTGCAACATTAATAGCCGGTGCCTTAGGGGTTGGTGCAGTACACCTTGCTAGATTCTGTGGAGACAAAGGAGAGCCGATTGTTCTTGGGATATTCGTGTTCTCACTAGGTGCAGCTGCAACATTTTCACGGTTTTTTCCAAGGATTAAACAGAGATATGACTATGGTGCCTTGATATTCATACTCACATTCAGCATGGTTGCCGTTTCGGGTTACCGTACAGATGAAATATTGGTTATGGCATATCAAAGACTATCCACCATTCTTATTGGTGGAACGATATGCATCCTTGTATCGATCTTCGTTTTTCCTGTATGGGCAGGCGAAGATCTTCACAAGATGATTGCTAACAACATTATCAAACTCGCTAACTCCTTAGAAG GTTTCGAGGGTGAATATTTTCCATCATCGGAGAAGACTTCAAAGGAGACAAACTCGTGTGTTCAACAATACAAAAGCATTCTAACATCAAAAAGCACTGAAGATATTTTG GCGAATCTTGCGAGATGGGAACCGGGACATGGCCGATTCAGGCTACGCCATCCATGGACAAAGTACTTAAAGATCGCAGGACTTGTTCGTCAATGCGCCTTTCATTTGGAAATCCTCAATGGCTATGTTCTCTCCGACGTTAAG ATACCACAAGATTTCATAAGCAAGATTCAAGAGCCATGCTCGATCATGAGCAGAGAAGCTTGTGAAGCCCTAAAAGCCATAGCCAAATCTATCAAAACAATGAAGAGAGACAGTGTTTGTGTTAATGCATATATTGAAAACTCCAAAAATGCCATACAAAACCTAAGGATTGCACTCAAAACGTCTTCTCCAGAGACAGAGAAAGATCTCTTGGAGATCATTCCCGGAGTCACAATGGCGTCAATACTGATCGAGATCGTTAATTACGTCGAGAAGATCTCTGAGGCAGTGGAAGAATTCACCGGTCTGGCACACTTTAAAGAGACTCCGGATCCAAAAGTGTCACCGGAATTAGGACAACATCAACTACTTCACAGGGGAAGTGTAAAGCCTGTTCTAGAGGGTGACAGCGAGGAAGAAAACAATAGCTCTCCTCATGTTGTTATCAATGTCCATGATGAACAGCCACCAACAACCAGCGAAAAAAAAGTTTCGGGCGTACAGAAGACGAGAGTAGGTGTCGTGTAG
- the LOC106342378 gene encoding protein YLS9 produces the protein MTFKDCGSHTHSRRKLIRRRIIWSIIFILFIICLTILLIWAILQPSKPRFILQDATVYAFNVSGNPPNLLTSNFQITLSSRNPNDKIGIYYDRLDVYATYHSQQITFRTSIPPTYQGHKEVNIWSPFVYGTSVPVAPFNAVSLDGDQDNGAVTLIIRADGRVRWKVGTFITGKYHLYVRCLAYINFGNKAAGVIVGDNAVKYTLTSSCSVSV, from the coding sequence ATGACCTTCAAAGACTGTGGCTCCCACACTCACTCTCGCCGGAAACTAATCCGGCGGCGAATAATATGGTCAATAATCTTCATCCTCTTCATCATCTGCCTCACAATCCTTCTCATTTGGGCAATCCTCCAACCTTCAAAGCCACGTTTCATCCTCCAAGACGCCACCGTCTACGCCTTCAACGTCTCCGGCAATCCACCGAACCTCCTCACCTCCAACTTCCAAATCACTCTTTCTTCCCGGAACCCTAACGACAAGATCGGCATCTACTACGACCGTCTTGACGTCTACGCTACTTACCATAGTCAACAGATCACTTTCAGAACATCGATCCCTCCGACGTATCAGGGACACAAAGAAGTCAACATATGGTCGCCGTTTGTCTACGGGACCTCCGTTCCCGTCGCTCCGTTCAACGCCGTTAGTCTTGACGGTGATCAAGATAACGGCGCTGTGACGCTGATCATCCGTGCTGACGGTAGAGTGAGGTGGAAAGTTGGGACGTTTATTACAGGGAAGTATCATCTTTACGTGAGGTGTCTTGCGTATATTAACTTCGGTAATAAAGCTGCCGGAGTTATTGTCGGAGATAACGCCGTTAAGTATACGCTTACGAGTAGTTGTAGTGTTAGTGTCTAA
- the LOC106302949 gene encoding protein YLS9 yields the protein MGDKHQPYLNGAYYGPSVPPPLKPNRRYKPPGCCCCFNCIGSCLRCCGCCILSLICNILVAVAVILAVTALLICLTFRPNAVKFYVTDASLNRFSLDSNNNSKIHYDLDLNFAVRNPNQRLGVYYDAIQVSGYYGEQRFGYVDVSPFYQGHKNTTVVVTRVQGQNLVVLGDGARVDLKEDDKAGVYSIDVKLVMSVRFRFWVVKSWKFKPKIKCNDLKVPLVSSSSTSGFRFKTMECDFDFY from the coding sequence ATGGGAGACAAACATCAGCCATACCTTAACGGCGCATACTACGGCCCATCGGTTCCTCCGCCGCTTAAGCCCAATCGCCGATACAAACCACCCGGATGCTGCTGCTGCTTCAACTGCATCGGAAGCTGTCTACGTTGCTGCGGTTGCTGTATCCTAAGCCTAATCTGCAACATCCTCGTAGCCGTAGCCGTTATCCTCGCCGTAACGGCATTACTTATCTGTCTCACCTTCCGTCCCAACGCCGTCAAATTCTACGTAACCGACGCTAGTCTAAACCGGTTCAGCTTGGATTCAAACAACAACAGCAAGATACACTATGATCTCGATCTCAACTTCGCGGTCCGTAACCCTAACCAACGGCTCGGAGTCTACTACGATGCGATCCAGGTCAGTGGTTATTACGGAGAACAGCGGTTCGGTTATGTAGACGTTTCGCCGTTCTATCAGGGACATAAAAACACGACGGTTGTTGTGACAAGGGTCCAGGGACAGAACTTGGTGGTGCTCGGGGATGGAGCGAGAGTGGATCTGAAGGAGGACGATAAAGCTGGAGTTTATAGTATTGATGTGAAGCTGGTGATGAGTGTTAGGTTTAGGTTTTGGGTGGTAAAGTCATGGAAATTCAAACCGAAGATTAAATGTAATGATCTTAAGGTTCCTCTCGTATCCTCTAGTTCAACTAGCGGGTTTAGGTTTAAAACTATGGAGTGTGACTTTGACTTTTATTAG